Proteins encoded in a region of the Panthera tigris isolate Pti1 chromosome B2, P.tigris_Pti1_mat1.1, whole genome shotgun sequence genome:
- the CRISP1 gene encoding cysteine-rich secretory protein 1: MTMKHLLYLAATAGFLTILIVRAKPAPVPYNTLLTELATVQEEIVTVHNSLRRGVIPSASNMLKMDWSEEAAQNARMLSTQCELRESSAPRRRITNTFCGENMHLTSYAISWSNVIEIWYNESKYFKYGEWTSMDNGITIEHYTQVVWATSYLIGCGISSCPKRMSTQYLYVCHYCHEGNDLAKRNEPYNVGNPCEDCPNDCENKLCTNPCLYYDEYNNCKIQKRSFGCSRQWVQQFCKASCLCDTEIK, translated from the exons GCAAAACCAGCTCCAGTTCCATACAACACACTCCTCACTGAATTGGCAACTGTCCAAGAAGAAATCGTTACTGTACATAACAGCCTCAGGAGAGGGGTAATTCCATCAGCCAGCAACATGCTGAAGATG GACTGGAGTGAGGAAGCTGCACAAAATGCCAGAATGTTGTCAACACAGTGCGAATTAAGAGAGAGCAGCGCACCTAGGAGGCGAATTACAA atACTTTTTGTGGAGAAAATATGCATTTGACATCTTATGCTATCTCATGGTCAAATGTAATTGAAATCTGGTACAACGAATCTAAATATTTCAAGTATGGGGAATGGACGTCAATGGATAATGGCATAACAATTGAGCATTATACTCAG GTAGTTTGGGCCACTTCTTACCTCATTGGGTGTGGAATCTCATCATGCCCCAAAAGAATGTCAACTCAGTATCTCTATGTTTGTCACTATTGTCATGA ggGCAATGATCTTGCCAAAAGGAATGAACCTTATAATGTGGGAAATCCATGTGAAGACTGTCCAAATGACTGTGAAAATaaactttgta CTAACCCCTGCCTCTACTATGATGAATACAATAACTGTAAGATACAAAAACGTAGTTTTGGATGCAGCCGCCAGTGGGTTCAACAGTTCTGCAAAGCTAGTTGTCTGTGTGACACGgagataaaataa